One window of the Arthrobacter sp. D5-1 genome contains the following:
- a CDS encoding LysR substrate-binding domain-containing protein, giving the protein MIDISALRALVAVEQHGSVVAASDVMGFSPSAVSQQIKKLEKQTGVVVLERNGRGVLLTERGLALAGYGRRIMGELEELQATLLADPAKPSGLLRLVAFSTACRGLVGPMLGRMAATHPAVKITVLAEDPREAVQRVASGEAELAVVHNWNSVPLVIPENLVHEDLCVDQADVLVNSTHPLASRTAVEREDLLNETWISTPAGAICNEALLQIFAGLGRVPDIRVYDPDFSTHIAMVEQGVAVALVPRLGRPLLPPGVVAIPVMNPVQQRSVGVVYRKTMTASPTIRQAVRVLREVSDGLPLP; this is encoded by the coding sequence ATGATCGATATCTCAGCCCTGAGGGCGCTTGTAGCCGTGGAACAGCATGGCTCGGTAGTGGCAGCATCCGACGTCATGGGGTTCAGCCCCTCCGCGGTGTCACAGCAGATCAAAAAACTGGAAAAACAGACCGGTGTTGTGGTCCTGGAGCGCAATGGCCGCGGCGTGCTCCTCACCGAGCGTGGGCTGGCATTGGCCGGCTATGGCCGCCGGATCATGGGTGAACTCGAGGAGCTTCAGGCAACGCTGCTCGCTGATCCCGCCAAGCCGTCGGGCCTGCTGAGATTGGTGGCCTTCTCCACCGCATGCCGGGGGTTGGTGGGACCCATGCTCGGGCGCATGGCGGCCACCCACCCCGCCGTGAAGATTACGGTGCTGGCTGAAGACCCGCGCGAAGCCGTGCAGCGGGTGGCATCCGGCGAGGCGGAACTGGCAGTGGTCCACAACTGGAACTCCGTACCCCTGGTGATCCCGGAGAACCTGGTCCACGAGGATCTCTGCGTTGACCAAGCCGATGTCCTTGTTAACAGCACCCACCCTCTCGCGTCCCGCACCGCCGTCGAGCGTGAAGACTTGCTAAACGAGACCTGGATCAGCACCCCGGCGGGGGCTATCTGCAACGAGGCCCTGCTGCAGATCTTCGCCGGGCTGGGGCGGGTTCCCGACATCCGCGTTTACGATCCGGACTTTTCCACGCACATCGCCATGGTGGAGCAAGGGGTAGCCGTGGCGCTGGTACCACGCCTGGGAAGGCCGCTGCTCCCACCGGGAGTCGTTGCCATCCCCGTCATGAATCCCGTCCAGCAACGTTCAGTTGGGGTTGTGTACAGGAAAACGATGACCGCCAGCCCCACCATTCGCCAGGCCGTTCGCGTACTGCGCGAGGTTTCGGACGGGTTGCCCCTGCCCTAA
- a CDS encoding EamA family transporter: MNLRHAALAVLVAVLWGINFVAIDLGLHTNGREVPPLLFVAMRFLLVVFPFILFIRKPDVGWKAIVGVGLFMSAGQFGLLYLGMALGMPAGLASLVLQAQVLLTILLASRFLGEKPSRRQMAGVVLGIAGLGVVALGRSAVAPVLPLVIVLAAALSWAVGNVVARHSKAASGLGLVVWSGAVVPVPLAGLSLVVDGPGTVWATLTDLQPATILSAIYTAVFASLIGYGIWNRLLSLYPSSDVVPFTLLVPVVGMTAAWLVLNEIPTLTEIMGGLILLLGVATAVLGTGRKIRPEVTIAGPALRL, encoded by the coding sequence GTGAACCTTCGCCACGCTGCCCTTGCCGTCTTGGTCGCCGTCTTATGGGGTATCAACTTCGTCGCCATTGACCTCGGCCTGCACACGAACGGCAGGGAAGTCCCTCCGCTGCTCTTCGTGGCAATGCGCTTCCTTCTCGTCGTTTTTCCGTTCATCCTGTTCATCCGAAAGCCGGACGTGGGCTGGAAGGCGATAGTCGGCGTCGGACTCTTCATGAGTGCCGGTCAATTCGGCCTCTTGTACCTGGGCATGGCACTCGGGATGCCGGCGGGCTTGGCCTCGCTGGTCCTCCAAGCGCAGGTCCTGTTGACCATCCTGCTGGCATCGAGGTTCCTGGGGGAGAAGCCCAGCCGGCGTCAGATGGCCGGAGTGGTGCTGGGCATCGCAGGCCTGGGCGTGGTGGCACTGGGGCGCAGCGCTGTGGCGCCGGTCCTTCCCCTCGTGATCGTTTTGGCCGCGGCGTTGTCCTGGGCTGTTGGCAACGTGGTGGCCCGGCACTCCAAAGCCGCTTCCGGGTTGGGACTGGTGGTGTGGTCCGGCGCAGTGGTCCCTGTTCCGTTGGCGGGGTTGTCGTTGGTAGTCGACGGGCCTGGCACCGTGTGGGCAACGCTCACGGACCTGCAACCGGCCACCATCCTCAGTGCGATTTACACGGCGGTGTTTGCTTCCCTGATCGGGTATGGCATCTGGAACCGGTTGTTGTCGCTGTACCCGAGTTCCGACGTCGTGCCCTTTACGCTGTTGGTCCCGGTGGTGGGGATGACGGCGGCGTGGCTGGTCTTGAATGAAATTCCCACCCTTACCGAAATCATGGGTGGGCTGATCCTGCTGCTGGGCGTGGCCACGGCAGTGCTCGGGACTGGACGAAAAATCCGGCCCGAAGTGACCATTGCGGGGCCCGCTCTGCGGCTATAA
- a CDS encoding gamma-aminobutyraldehyde dehydrogenase → MHQFINGKLLPGTSGNTLDVINPATSDVVETVSLASVADLEAAVAAARSAFPAWSRTTAGERAGILQKFARIMEERAAEFSRVESSQTGKPLRLTREFDVPGTIDNIDFFAGASRHLEGKATAEYSPQHTSSIRREAIGVVGSIAPWNYPLQMAAWKILPAIAAGNTIVLKPAEITPLTSLMFAQALTDAGLPDGVVNVVVGDGASVGAALMQHPDVDMVSFTGSTAIGRTVLEAAAVNAKRVHLELGGKAPFVVFDDATLDAAVHGAVAGSLINTGQDCTAATRAIVHRSVYDEFVAKVAEHFEGIVLGAPGDPDADLGPLVSFKQRDHVAGMVERARGYSKVVAGGYAPTGKGLADGAFYRPTLVVDAAPDSEIVKDEVFGPVLVVLPFDTDDEAIHLANDTVYGLAASAWTNNLQRAMRATREIKAGCVWVNDHIPIISEMPHGGFKQSGFGKDMSAYSFEEYTQVKHVMVELDGVIKKDWHRTIFTLR, encoded by the coding sequence ATGCATCAGTTCATTAACGGAAAACTCCTGCCCGGCACCTCGGGAAACACCCTGGACGTCATCAACCCGGCGACTTCGGACGTGGTGGAAACCGTCAGCCTCGCCTCGGTGGCGGACCTCGAGGCCGCGGTGGCTGCAGCCCGTTCAGCCTTCCCGGCGTGGTCCCGGACTACCGCAGGAGAACGAGCCGGGATTTTGCAAAAGTTCGCCCGGATTATGGAGGAACGGGCCGCGGAGTTCTCCCGGGTGGAAAGTTCACAGACGGGCAAACCGTTGCGGTTGACCCGCGAATTCGACGTCCCCGGCACCATCGACAACATCGACTTCTTCGCAGGAGCCTCACGCCATCTCGAAGGCAAAGCCACAGCTGAGTACTCGCCACAGCACACCTCCTCCATCCGCCGCGAGGCGATTGGCGTGGTGGGGTCCATTGCGCCGTGGAACTACCCTCTGCAGATGGCGGCGTGGAAGATACTGCCCGCGATCGCCGCCGGCAACACCATTGTCCTCAAGCCTGCCGAGATCACACCACTGACATCCCTCATGTTCGCGCAGGCGCTCACGGATGCCGGACTGCCCGACGGCGTGGTGAACGTGGTGGTGGGTGACGGAGCCTCTGTAGGGGCCGCCCTCATGCAGCACCCGGACGTGGACATGGTGTCCTTTACAGGCTCCACCGCCATTGGCCGCACGGTCCTGGAAGCTGCTGCCGTCAACGCCAAGCGCGTGCACCTTGAACTGGGCGGAAAAGCACCTTTTGTGGTGTTCGACGACGCCACCTTGGACGCCGCAGTGCATGGCGCCGTGGCCGGCTCCCTCATCAACACGGGTCAGGACTGCACCGCAGCAACCCGAGCCATTGTGCACCGCAGTGTTTATGACGAGTTCGTGGCAAAGGTCGCCGAGCACTTCGAGGGGATCGTTCTTGGTGCACCCGGGGATCCCGACGCGGACCTTGGCCCGCTGGTCTCCTTCAAGCAACGGGACCACGTGGCGGGGATGGTGGAGCGGGCCCGGGGCTACAGCAAAGTGGTGGCCGGGGGCTACGCTCCCACGGGCAAGGGCCTTGCCGACGGCGCCTTTTACCGCCCCACGTTGGTGGTGGATGCGGCGCCTGACTCGGAGATTGTCAAGGACGAGGTCTTCGGCCCGGTCCTGGTGGTTCTTCCCTTCGACACCGATGACGAAGCGATCCATCTCGCCAACGACACCGTCTACGGACTCGCAGCGTCAGCCTGGACCAACAACCTCCAACGAGCCATGCGCGCCACCCGCGAGATCAAGGCAGGCTGCGTCTGGGTCAACGACCACATCCCGATCATTTCCGAGATGCCCCATGGCGGTTTCAAGCAGTCCGGATTCGGAAAGGACATGTCTGCGTACTCCTTCGAGGAATACACCCAGGTGAAGCACGTGATGGTGGAGCTGGACGGCGTCATCAAGAAGGACTGGCACCGGACGATCTTCACGCTGCGCTGA
- a CDS encoding TetR/AcrR family transcriptional regulator, translating into MVQPAQSTDRRTRLDPATIIDAVLRISSQEPSERLTVRRLGQELEVDATAVYRHFRNRDAIVRAALDKLFMMSVDRTLASARDQDWRTRLETYLDELLRVFMQHPSLGSESFATDTYGPGELTAIEFVLQCLTDAGLEEDRVVHYYAALESYTLALGAGIAVEIQRLPDSEGHDPWLNPRVFTRITGHPLLEKHHAALQTLDSLKAFQAGLAAILDSAERESAQAPQA; encoded by the coding sequence ATGGTGCAGCCAGCACAGTCAACGGACCGCCGCACGCGCTTGGACCCAGCTACCATCATTGACGCCGTCCTCCGGATTTCCAGCCAGGAACCCAGTGAGCGGCTGACCGTCCGACGACTGGGGCAGGAACTTGAAGTAGACGCCACCGCCGTCTACCGCCACTTCCGGAACCGGGACGCAATCGTCAGGGCAGCGCTGGACAAGTTGTTCATGATGTCCGTGGATCGAACGCTGGCCTCGGCACGCGACCAGGACTGGCGCACCCGGCTGGAGACGTACCTCGATGAACTCCTCCGGGTCTTCATGCAGCACCCCTCCCTTGGCAGCGAGTCCTTCGCCACGGACACTTACGGCCCCGGTGAATTGACGGCAATCGAGTTCGTCCTCCAATGCCTCACCGACGCCGGGCTCGAAGAGGACCGCGTGGTGCACTACTACGCCGCCTTGGAAAGCTACACCCTTGCGCTCGGCGCCGGCATTGCGGTGGAAATCCAGCGGCTCCCGGACTCCGAGGGCCACGATCCCTGGCTCAACCCCAGGGTCTTCACCCGAATTACCGGGCACCCGCTCCTTGAAAAGCACCACGCTGCACTGCAAACCCTCGACTCACTGAAAGCTTTCCAAGCCGGTCTCGCAGCCATCCTGGACAGCGCCGAACGCGAAAGCGCGCAGGCGCCGCAGGCCTGA
- a CDS encoding amidohydrolase, giving the protein MHAEILLENGWVYTGNDAGPVQASVAIGEGRVIAVGGAEDFEATATPDTRRVDLEGQLVLPGFQDAHIHPIFAGIELLQCDLTEVGSAEEAVETVARYAADNPDQPWIVGAGWSMDLFHGGTPGRELLDAVVPDRPVYLVNRDHHGAWANTAAFKAAGITKDTPDPDGGRLEREEDGTPAGTVHEGAMDLFNAVKPAVPYELAYQGLLASQKLLLAQGITAWQDAWVPIPEGGHADHLEVYQDAAKAADLKVRVTACQWWDRTAGMSQLEAIVERRNTVAAAFDPLQLNANTVKVMVDGVAENYTAAMHHVYLDHHGHHTDNRGIEFFEPEQLKEFVTAIDAEGMQVHFHALGDRAVTDALDALEAARNSNGANDHRHHLAHLQVVRGQDIPRFPELNAAANVQALWACHEEQMDTLTLPFLEPGAEDRHYPFGELASAGARLVAGSDWPVSTADPIAAIHVAVNRTAPGENLPPLGPASQKLSLKQIVDAYTHGTAWINHLDAATGTVEPGKLADLAVLDVNLFELPVEELHRGVVTQTWIGGECVYDRAAAQSPVAETARGQQPAVMQ; this is encoded by the coding sequence GTGCACGCAGAGATTTTGTTGGAGAACGGATGGGTTTACACCGGCAATGACGCCGGACCCGTCCAGGCCAGCGTGGCAATAGGCGAGGGCAGGGTGATCGCCGTCGGCGGCGCTGAAGACTTCGAGGCAACGGCGACGCCGGACACCCGCCGTGTGGACCTGGAAGGGCAACTGGTGCTTCCCGGATTCCAGGACGCCCACATCCACCCCATCTTCGCAGGGATAGAGCTGCTCCAGTGCGACCTGACGGAGGTGGGCAGCGCAGAAGAAGCTGTAGAAACAGTGGCCCGCTACGCCGCGGACAACCCGGACCAACCGTGGATCGTGGGCGCAGGATGGTCCATGGACCTGTTCCACGGGGGCACCCCTGGCCGGGAGTTGCTTGATGCCGTGGTCCCGGACCGGCCCGTGTACCTCGTCAACAGGGACCACCACGGAGCTTGGGCCAACACTGCGGCGTTCAAAGCCGCCGGGATCACCAAGGACACACCTGATCCGGACGGTGGTCGGCTGGAACGCGAAGAGGACGGCACACCGGCAGGCACCGTCCACGAAGGTGCCATGGACCTCTTCAACGCGGTAAAGCCGGCAGTGCCTTACGAGTTGGCGTACCAAGGGTTGCTCGCATCCCAGAAATTGCTGCTCGCCCAAGGCATCACTGCCTGGCAGGACGCCTGGGTCCCCATCCCGGAGGGCGGACATGCCGATCACCTGGAGGTCTACCAGGACGCAGCGAAGGCAGCGGACCTCAAAGTCAGGGTCACGGCATGCCAGTGGTGGGACAGGACCGCCGGTATGTCCCAGCTGGAAGCAATCGTGGAACGCCGGAACACGGTGGCCGCAGCATTCGACCCCCTGCAGCTCAACGCCAACACGGTCAAAGTCATGGTGGACGGCGTGGCCGAGAACTACACGGCCGCCATGCACCACGTCTACCTGGACCACCACGGCCACCACACGGACAACCGCGGGATCGAGTTCTTCGAGCCAGAGCAGTTGAAGGAGTTTGTCACCGCCATAGATGCCGAGGGTATGCAGGTTCACTTCCATGCCCTTGGCGACCGCGCTGTCACGGATGCCCTGGACGCGCTGGAGGCAGCCCGGAACAGCAACGGCGCCAACGATCACCGGCACCACCTCGCCCACTTGCAGGTGGTCCGCGGCCAGGACATTCCCCGTTTCCCTGAGCTCAATGCGGCCGCCAACGTACAGGCACTGTGGGCCTGCCACGAGGAACAGATGGACACCCTGACGCTCCCGTTCCTTGAACCGGGCGCCGAGGACAGACACTATCCCTTCGGTGAGCTGGCTTCTGCGGGTGCCCGATTGGTGGCGGGCAGCGATTGGCCGGTCTCCACTGCCGACCCCATTGCGGCCATCCATGTGGCAGTGAACCGCACAGCCCCGGGAGAAAACCTCCCCCCGCTCGGCCCGGCATCACAAAAGCTCAGCCTCAAACAGATCGTGGACGCCTACACCCACGGCACTGCTTGGATCAACCACCTGGACGCCGCAACGGGGACTGTGGAACCGGGGAAACTCGCCGACCTCGCGGTCCTGGATGTCAATCTTTTCGAGCTTCCTGTGGAGGAACTGCACCGGGGAGTGGTGACGCAGACGTGGATTGGGGGCGAGTGCGTCTATGACCGGGCGGCAGCCCAAAGCCCGGTCGCGGAAACAGCCCGCGGCCAGCAGCCGGCGGTGATGCAGTGA